In the Xanthobacteraceae bacterium genome, TCAAAGGATTTAGCGGGCGGAAGGCGCGGCATGCGGACGGCGCTCATATTGCTGGCGGTCGGGATGGTTCTGGCAGGGGCACCGCAAGCCTGTGCGCAGACCGCGCCCGCGGGTGCCCGCACCATCGCGCTCGATGCACGCCTTGCGGGTGACCAGCGCCGCACACGCCTTGTGGTCGATCTCAACAAGGGCGTCGATTTCAAGGCCTACCTGATCGCGAACCCGTACCGCGTGATCGTCGATCTGCCGGAGGTGACCTTCGACCTGCCGGTGATCGCGGGACGCCACGGCCGCGGACTGGTGACCGCCTATCGCTACGGCCTCTATGCGCCAGGTAAGGCGCGCATCGTGATCGACCTTCGCGAACCGGCACTCATCGACAAGGCTTATATTATCCCCGCGCAGGACGACCAGCCCGCGCGTCTCGTGATCGATATGTTGCGCACCGACGCCGCGAACTTCCAGAAGCTCGCGGTCGTGCCGGAGCGCACCCAGCCCCCGAAGGCCAATCCGCAAAAGGCCGCGCAGCAATCGGACAACCGTCCGCTCATCGTCATTGATCCGGGCCACGGTGGCATCGATCCGGGCGCGCGCGCCAACACCGGCGACGAGGAAAAGGACATCGTGCTCGAAGTCGCGAAGAAGTTGCGCGACAGGCTGATGAAGAGCGGCCAGTATCGCGTGATCATGACCCGCGACGACGACCGCTTCGTGCCGCTCGAAGACCGCGTGCTGGTCGCGCGCACCAACAACGCAAATCTCTTTATTTCGATTCACGCGGACTCGCTCCAGCGTCAGGCAGGCGCAGCACTCGGCGCGACCGTCTACACCGTCTCAGAGCGCGCATCCGACCTTGAGGCGCAGCGGCTGGCGGACGACGAAAACCGCGCCGACCAGCGTGTCGGTCACTATTTGCAGAACCAGCCCGACGACGTCGCGAATATCCTGTTCGACCTCGCGCACCGCGAGACCAAGAACCATTCCGTATTGTTCGCGCGCACGCTGGTCGGCCAACTCAAGGGTGCGACAAGGCTGCACAAGACGCCGCAGAAATCGGCGGCCTTCATCGTGCTGAAGGCGCCCGATGTTCCCTCGGTGCTGCTCGAACTCGGCTACCTGTCCAGCCCCGCCGACCTGAAGCAGCTCACGTCCGAAACATGGCGGGAAAAGGTGGCGGGCGCGATGACGGAGGCAATCGACAAGTTCTTCGCGCAGCGCCAGTCCGTCACCGTAGTCCGCTAGGCTCGCTTCGCGATATATTGGCCGCAGCCTCAGGAAAGACGCGCGCGATTCATGCCGACCGATTTTTTCACGCCGATCAACAACGCCGTCTCGCGGCTCCGCCCGAATACGGCGGACGCGCGCCGTGCGATCTACGATCAGGCGCGCGCGTTGCTGCTCGACGAGGCGCATAACGGCCATCCGCCGATGGGCGTCAGCGAATTGATTTCCGAGCAGCGCGCACTCGAACAGGCGATCCAGCGCATCGAGGCGGCGATGGCGCAGCCGAGGGAGCCGGAGCGCCCGCAGGCGCCGCCGCCGCGCATGCCGCAGGCTTCGGCGACAC is a window encoding:
- a CDS encoding N-acetylmuramoyl-L-alanine amidase, producing the protein MRTALILLAVGMVLAGAPQACAQTAPAGARTIALDARLAGDQRRTRLVVDLNKGVDFKAYLIANPYRVIVDLPEVTFDLPVIAGRHGRGLVTAYRYGLYAPGKARIVIDLREPALIDKAYIIPAQDDQPARLVIDMLRTDAANFQKLAVVPERTQPPKANPQKAAQQSDNRPLIVIDPGHGGIDPGARANTGDEEKDIVLEVAKKLRDRLMKSGQYRVIMTRDDDRFVPLEDRVLVARTNNANLFISIHADSLQRQAGAALGATVYTVSERASDLEAQRLADDENRADQRVGHYLQNQPDDVANILFDLAHRETKNHSVLFARTLVGQLKGATRLHKTPQKSAAFIVLKAPDVPSVLLELGYLSSPADLKQLTSETWREKVAGAMTEAIDKFFAQRQSVTVVR